From the Rhodopirellula bahusiensis genome, one window contains:
- a CDS encoding AAA family ATPase has product MSESIDNELRDRLEQFRGDFGRLREEVSKRIVGQQPIVDGVLTSLIAGGHVLLEGVPGLGKTLLVRTLSDVLDASFGRIQFTPDLMPADLIGTNILVETQNGHKEFQFQRGPVFANVVLADEINRATPKTQSALLEAMQEHSVTVAGTSHQLDGLFFVLATQNPLEMEGTYPLPEAQLDRFLMKLVVPFPTTDEMETIMDRTTAGEISPPEKIMASDRVIELRRLSRQIPIADEVRRYAILMIMGTHPSHEAATPMVRKFVRYGSSPRGAQALILCAKIRAVLDGRFHVAKEDIREMAHATLRHRVMLNFEGQADGITIDAIVDDLIANVHSEAAVA; this is encoded by the coding sequence ATGAGTGAATCGATTGACAACGAGTTGCGTGACCGGCTCGAACAATTCCGTGGGGATTTTGGCAGACTTCGGGAAGAAGTCTCCAAACGCATCGTCGGTCAACAACCAATTGTTGACGGGGTACTGACATCTTTGATCGCCGGTGGCCATGTGTTGCTGGAAGGCGTGCCTGGCCTAGGAAAAACACTCTTGGTTCGAACGTTGTCGGACGTCTTGGATGCATCCTTTGGTCGCATTCAGTTCACTCCCGACCTGATGCCGGCGGACTTGATCGGCACCAACATTTTGGTTGAAACCCAAAATGGGCACAAAGAATTTCAATTCCAACGTGGCCCGGTATTTGCCAATGTGGTTCTGGCCGATGAAATCAACCGTGCAACGCCAAAGACACAATCCGCATTGCTAGAAGCAATGCAGGAACACAGTGTCACGGTCGCGGGAACTTCACATCAACTTGACGGGCTATTCTTTGTGTTGGCCACGCAAAACCCGCTGGAAATGGAGGGAACCTATCCACTTCCCGAAGCCCAACTGGACCGTTTCCTAATGAAATTGGTCGTTCCGTTTCCGACGACTGACGAAATGGAAACGATCATGGATCGCACCACGGCAGGAGAGATTTCGCCGCCCGAAAAAATCATGGCATCCGATCGGGTGATCGAGCTACGCCGCCTTTCGCGGCAAATTCCGATTGCCGATGAGGTTCGGCGGTATGCGATTTTGATGATCATGGGAACTCACCCATCCCACGAAGCGGCGACACCAATGGTGCGTAAGTTTGTCCGTTACGGCAGCAGCCCACGGGGAGCACAAGCACTGATTTTGTGTGCGAAAATCCGAGCCGTCTTGGACGGTCGCTTTCATGTGGCCAAAGAAGACATTCGCGAAATGGCCCATGCAACGCTCCGGCACCGGGTCATGCTGAATTTTGAGGGCCAAGCCGACGGAATCACCATCGACGCAATCGTCGACGACCTCATCGCAAACGTACACAGCGAAGCGGCTGTGGCATGA
- a CDS encoding tetratricopeptide repeat protein, producing MPSSAQEVGETDRERVTADRFFQVLLRRPRPGTALDRVYGYHVQNGSLDQLIESLDVDDDAPSAGEKAMVLGLIQAQRGKSALAVEAFSKAEERLPDEAACSFYLGKSLLAVGENERAAEAIQRAIDRGPARNEAVPIFTELGRIYGRAGQNEKAFAVWKQLEAMFPRDARVGGQIARALAEEGNLEEALARFVALSKNSRDEDDKIAFAVETAELRRRLGEPEEATKDLEKILARLRPGSWLHTDVRNRIEDGFLKSGDYDALANYYQKQLADSADNLALQTRLGRILVSAGRLDEAKKTLLDATTKAPGDADVRLALIDVLVALGDNQSAAAQYEALAKNDPENPDYLLRWGQLLLEDQKMELQARRDAAAGVWQQLADARSDDAVTLSQIADRFRGIDREEDAINLYEQAIEVDPESPQYREYLGEYLHKLDRKEEAIKTWESIASGDRRNRDSLVRLAEVFNTFELGERALAAWRDAAEMDLTFAQELRFAKALRDAKQHEEAFTRLEVAREIAETPDEQEQVLKDQIETYRQAGTLGDQIATLETQPPTVDRLRQLALMHQAAGQLTDAAEAIREAQDLEPENVDVLVVAADIAERQSRLSDAVTLFEKLSEFDTRFRTNYLQRVAGLQTRLGQIDEALATCESLIDANPASPESYLFYARTALSANRDDEAFTALRRAMNVAPRDNGPRRMMASELAERYRTDEAIELYWQAIQYESQTDDRISLIKQLAPLYDRQGDVEELISRIESLGREDGDTRGTLLLTSAAYEAIEDYGAARQAIDQLIAQQPRDVALLETMVNLSDLADEVTTAAEYQERIVSLADTPENRFKLVQLKLDAGMIDVATALGERISLVSDPVRLGSMIRSAAMRGDTKAAIAICREALDRDPGLWDVKLELAQLLLYDDSGDDQKERYEEAGRLCEQIRAMDLPMDAKPLTQKTVKASSRNTNYPADYLTNPRYWGQSSYTMARNYRIGRYGNDLFGYSSGATSLNLVQPNVFGHARILAASLLMVREAKEAPAGEAESKIEEMMKEQFSIAEIEEVDDAMVLWEYTSLQSFQSVLATNTNTNEDDAEAAEAKRRQEMLSWRLAELDPEYGQTAILSLLASRIAVPDEDETKEPEEDGEKEDQPEPLSTERLEILVDLFNKNKGKPQTTSLQTTSSQLMLRSILINEFKRAGLPERAAEFAIPDPDEDASYDELLSTLMFHLRMGSEDRASELVSRLIPAIRNETGGKATQPSRSINGSLGGMTRSSKRSKAFVDKHRLELLDAVLAANIGRDVLSRSRKSPLSEGMLRTYYQSPSGSYRSIQIKAPLSTSLIDQSIVSELSSLVPEDSSKNTNTRTQSLRVPLEMIEHLQKPLPDAPIYELKSRGVLAAFAHWWDGRPEDCYRELIELCEEYPDDVDLQIERARLASELNQPRVALEALDSFDPLDSRMLVRKEMAAMNLAAELGDIDRAKQAAQRLFGMRMDTNTQLALVDQLRRLGMNDKAAAVLRRMRGGKSRDDSVELQIARSFMASDDKESAAEVAYALLRKLGSGRRQNQSNQDYYRRQAVEILTSAGRMEPLIERAERRLKTSPSSMRVRSELAELYTAAGRSDDAAALWEDAPTDRPVDARQLLSRAAALAKSKKHKEAAEMYLDAFEKDPSLMNNTYYEMRRAVQAAKCEDAMFERLLEFDPAALSSYRLGEFVSMGDRQDFSEAKRKFIGHALKSPYGRQNFYSILRNVPDSERKNIPGIQETVVEAICSDDAFSPTSTLWQVRSRSSGGTAIGPLEDVVGLVTTDEAVAKKFGEAAEKAKKNESSKPTAEFLLALMDLKKSEQKDKAAERLRSAIPKSEEGEEPGARTISGGLVWQAGQVVEEIGGIPDRPAMLVEMYEYASDDSNITPNDFQFSVSARLLDVYAANGQSGLARQFALEGYASIDNSEQNQYNPGYGDYQDLRQYKSIADKLVSMGCPIDAIVIYRRALSDPGRFERAKRYGSGTTSESFVKAAEAAAEAVTPKASTQYIQWLTEELAESKDSKKRAISVDLMDLPVEMLLAGDVEPGLTMAIRSSLAIEEGQDAVDELASVIGDLSSEHTEDWSLPATELLIAAHTKSENIEPTAARLFEALPPVEEVTAAAGAPSADKYKPLLDLYPVVKSVFESDPDADTEVGKNLIDYMTSVARTTGDPRLELALSKLTGDHSQSFAIYLDRIEDDIEPGAPLSKDKCETALGIARTAAMDGDIEISTRALTLALGNGPPLRQMGTTGDAFTISRQSTNVRNRDDGGMGELTRQVNEIIDLYSDAIGEKLGKRDPEPEDSNTNDSETDGVPSDATVSSDVVSGDDGQPKSDPATSIPLIFEALRAIVLPPERPATVFPYATEIVSTTGYDRGELADDSGKESAAKSLMITAVRCDRSAQLDELLQERIVKSTDKATSASLLVDFALASQDEEKLVSALDLFAESLDSVLPEVSEITSSASTLNSITSQMQQESYRKSETINLVLGCIWPLLQDPSDLASAAQVAERAGELLQRTAGLIDSDSYTSNRHRSIASKLRRLMLKSAAKSSDLEHFQNVLEAEIVTREARYANYDGDRRDEYIQNELERLLGELIDDEMVEQTPGFIRKLIAMKLANDSNRDSMTPAKLAAAINELPESTQFDLLMQIAMGDDADSPIMHWTGFIRYDTPPESVRRQTPRLEDFKSLATSTSQIPTVDTLLMLADLAAKTNKSADVAEALIGRSERAGDDADIAAALVRLAGQLKNGGNPKSDSLLKTLDAIKADLIANKPTKQDTTLEYPMLATYLIARCIDAGVVDDQTKPLLAKLLPYATRSQRNTVTSALGRTMAFAGVGRAAGATEGSPLAHFVPVRLPARATPDTETLYPLFAMDDEGWVSATSGDNQSLLMLRFPVSGEFGFSADIWDGNPGASNIAYGGVLYQPDGWEKKARITAMAGSTVKVSVPSIENGKVNEEELNVTENEVIGLCNDEPYVNDLKTQSYPWLSFTQEMSRTIKFSNIRLTGNPVIPDQINPVDPTMRGWGILTFGRGLPDPLLPIGEDQDAEKIEEARKVASEKDQGKWSVKDDELKYMSAKADNVYDPSSHIAYLRPLLDGESMEYSFWWEWDDTEVQPTVGRMALKFTKEGTLPNWIRITNDLASTEFIAVDKLDPPADPVAPENVPNDQAWNTVKLTRNGDTVRVELNDTPLISLPVADPPRPGLLREVKRDVRIRDMKLTGDWPKEVPANLMERSAVAD from the coding sequence TTGCCATCCTCTGCTCAAGAGGTCGGTGAGACCGATAGAGAACGCGTGACTGCGGACCGGTTCTTTCAAGTCTTACTACGTCGGCCTCGTCCTGGTACCGCCCTGGATCGAGTCTATGGGTATCACGTTCAAAACGGTTCGCTTGATCAGCTGATCGAATCGTTGGACGTCGATGATGATGCGCCGTCAGCCGGTGAAAAGGCGATGGTCTTAGGGCTGATCCAAGCTCAACGCGGTAAGTCAGCGCTCGCCGTGGAAGCATTCTCGAAGGCAGAAGAACGTTTGCCCGACGAAGCGGCCTGCAGTTTCTATCTCGGTAAATCTTTGCTCGCGGTTGGCGAAAACGAACGGGCGGCCGAGGCAATTCAACGCGCAATCGACCGCGGTCCCGCACGCAATGAGGCGGTGCCGATTTTCACTGAGTTAGGTCGGATCTATGGGCGTGCAGGACAAAACGAAAAAGCATTCGCAGTTTGGAAACAACTCGAAGCAATGTTCCCGCGGGATGCCCGCGTCGGGGGCCAAATTGCTCGAGCACTCGCCGAAGAAGGGAATCTCGAAGAAGCACTCGCTCGCTTTGTAGCACTGTCGAAGAACAGCCGCGATGAAGACGACAAGATTGCGTTTGCAGTGGAAACCGCCGAACTGCGACGGCGGTTGGGCGAACCGGAAGAAGCGACAAAAGATCTGGAGAAAATTCTTGCCCGCCTGCGACCAGGTAGTTGGCTTCACACGGACGTTCGCAATCGGATCGAAGATGGCTTTCTCAAATCTGGCGATTACGACGCATTGGCAAACTACTACCAAAAACAGTTGGCCGATTCCGCTGACAACTTGGCGTTGCAGACTCGATTGGGACGCATTCTGGTTTCTGCCGGACGCCTCGACGAAGCTAAGAAAACACTCCTGGACGCGACCACGAAAGCACCAGGTGACGCCGACGTGCGATTGGCATTGATCGACGTGTTGGTTGCGTTGGGGGACAATCAATCGGCGGCCGCACAGTATGAGGCTTTGGCAAAGAACGACCCCGAAAACCCTGACTATCTGCTGCGTTGGGGACAATTGTTGCTAGAAGACCAGAAAATGGAATTGCAGGCGCGTCGCGATGCCGCGGCCGGTGTTTGGCAGCAATTGGCTGATGCCCGAAGCGACGATGCAGTCACGCTTTCACAGATTGCCGACCGATTTCGAGGCATCGATCGAGAAGAAGACGCGATCAATTTGTATGAGCAGGCTATCGAGGTTGATCCTGAGTCTCCGCAATATCGCGAGTACTTGGGTGAATACCTGCACAAGCTCGATCGCAAAGAAGAAGCGATCAAGACATGGGAATCGATCGCCTCCGGAGATCGCCGGAATCGCGATTCGCTGGTTCGCTTGGCGGAAGTGTTCAACACATTTGAACTGGGAGAACGAGCCCTCGCGGCCTGGCGGGATGCGGCAGAAATGGATTTGACGTTCGCACAGGAACTGCGTTTTGCAAAAGCACTCCGAGACGCGAAGCAGCATGAAGAAGCGTTCACCCGTTTGGAGGTGGCCCGCGAAATCGCGGAAACTCCGGACGAACAAGAACAGGTCTTGAAAGACCAGATCGAAACGTATCGTCAGGCCGGAACGCTGGGCGATCAGATCGCGACGCTGGAGACCCAACCACCTACGGTCGATCGATTGCGACAACTGGCCCTGATGCATCAAGCGGCTGGACAATTGACCGATGCGGCGGAGGCGATTCGGGAGGCTCAGGATCTAGAGCCCGAGAACGTGGACGTGTTGGTGGTTGCCGCTGACATTGCCGAGCGACAATCTCGTCTGTCTGACGCGGTGACATTGTTTGAGAAACTATCCGAATTCGATACCAGATTTCGCACCAACTATTTGCAGCGTGTCGCGGGGCTGCAGACTCGTCTTGGGCAAATCGATGAAGCGCTTGCGACATGCGAATCGTTGATTGATGCCAACCCAGCCAGCCCTGAGTCCTATCTGTTTTACGCACGGACCGCACTCAGTGCCAACCGTGATGATGAAGCCTTCACGGCGCTTCGCCGGGCAATGAACGTGGCTCCGCGTGACAACGGGCCACGAAGGATGATGGCGTCGGAATTGGCTGAGCGTTATCGCACCGACGAAGCGATCGAACTTTACTGGCAAGCGATCCAGTACGAGTCTCAAACCGATGACCGGATCAGTCTGATCAAGCAGTTGGCGCCTCTGTACGATCGCCAAGGTGATGTTGAAGAGTTGATTTCAAGAATCGAATCACTCGGCCGTGAAGACGGTGATACTCGAGGCACTTTGCTTTTGACGTCCGCCGCTTACGAAGCGATTGAAGATTATGGGGCCGCTCGGCAAGCGATTGACCAATTGATTGCTCAACAACCTCGCGACGTTGCATTGCTCGAAACGATGGTCAATCTGAGTGATTTGGCTGACGAGGTGACAACGGCGGCCGAGTATCAAGAGCGAATCGTCTCGCTTGCTGATACGCCCGAGAATCGTTTCAAGCTGGTGCAACTAAAACTCGACGCGGGCATGATCGATGTCGCGACAGCACTCGGCGAACGAATCTCTTTGGTATCCGACCCGGTTCGCTTGGGTTCGATGATCCGATCCGCTGCGATGCGTGGAGACACCAAGGCGGCAATCGCGATTTGTCGCGAAGCACTCGATCGTGACCCAGGCTTGTGGGACGTGAAGCTCGAGCTGGCCCAGCTGTTGCTTTATGACGATAGCGGTGACGACCAGAAAGAACGCTATGAAGAAGCGGGCCGACTGTGCGAGCAGATCCGCGCGATGGATTTGCCGATGGACGCGAAGCCGCTAACTCAGAAGACGGTCAAGGCCAGTTCACGCAACACCAATTACCCGGCGGATTACTTAACCAATCCGAGGTATTGGGGGCAAAGCAGCTACACGATGGCTCGCAACTATCGGATTGGCCGATATGGGAATGATTTGTTTGGATACAGCAGTGGTGCGACTTCCCTGAATCTAGTTCAACCCAACGTCTTTGGGCATGCTCGCATCTTGGCGGCTTCCCTGTTGATGGTGCGTGAAGCCAAGGAGGCTCCGGCAGGAGAAGCTGAATCCAAGATCGAGGAGATGATGAAAGAGCAGTTCAGCATTGCCGAAATCGAAGAGGTCGACGATGCGATGGTGCTTTGGGAGTACACCTCATTGCAATCGTTCCAGTCGGTGTTGGCGACGAATACCAACACCAACGAAGACGATGCGGAGGCCGCCGAAGCGAAACGGCGGCAGGAGATGCTGAGCTGGCGATTGGCTGAGCTTGATCCTGAATATGGCCAGACAGCCATCCTGTCGCTGTTGGCGTCTCGCATCGCGGTTCCGGATGAGGACGAAACCAAAGAGCCTGAAGAAGATGGTGAAAAAGAGGATCAGCCTGAACCCCTTTCGACAGAACGTTTAGAGATTTTGGTCGACCTGTTTAACAAGAATAAAGGCAAGCCGCAAACAACGTCTTTGCAAACGACGTCAAGCCAGTTGATGCTGCGGAGTATCTTGATCAACGAATTCAAGCGTGCCGGACTTCCAGAACGAGCAGCCGAGTTTGCGATTCCTGATCCTGATGAAGACGCATCGTACGACGAGCTTTTGTCCACTCTTATGTTCCATCTGCGGATGGGATCAGAGGATCGTGCCAGCGAGTTGGTAAGCCGCCTGATTCCTGCAATCCGAAATGAAACCGGTGGCAAGGCCACGCAACCAAGCCGGTCCATCAATGGTTCGCTCGGTGGTATGACACGGTCATCCAAGCGGAGCAAAGCGTTTGTTGATAAACACCGGCTTGAGTTGCTCGACGCCGTCTTAGCGGCCAACATCGGTCGAGACGTTCTTTCCCGCAGTCGCAAAAGTCCGCTCTCTGAAGGCATGCTGCGAACTTACTATCAATCACCATCGGGAAGTTACCGGTCAATCCAGATCAAGGCTCCGTTGTCCACGTCCCTGATCGACCAGTCCATCGTGTCTGAGTTGTCGAGCTTGGTGCCGGAGGATTCGTCGAAAAACACGAACACCCGTACTCAATCGTTGCGGGTGCCGTTGGAAATGATTGAGCATCTTCAGAAGCCTCTCCCGGACGCTCCAATTTACGAATTGAAGTCGCGTGGTGTGCTGGCCGCATTTGCTCATTGGTGGGATGGCCGTCCTGAGGACTGCTATCGTGAATTGATCGAGCTTTGCGAAGAGTATCCCGATGACGTCGATTTGCAGATCGAGAGAGCTCGGTTGGCCAGCGAGTTGAATCAACCCCGCGTTGCACTGGAGGCGTTGGATTCTTTCGATCCGCTGGACAGTCGCATGTTGGTTCGCAAAGAGATGGCGGCAATGAACTTGGCCGCTGAACTTGGTGACATCGATCGCGCGAAGCAGGCTGCGCAGCGATTGTTCGGAATGCGGATGGACACGAATACGCAACTGGCGTTGGTGGACCAACTGCGTCGCTTGGGAATGAATGACAAGGCCGCCGCTGTTCTGCGTCGCATGCGAGGCGGCAAGAGTCGTGATGACAGTGTCGAGTTGCAGATCGCGAGATCGTTCATGGCCAGCGATGACAAGGAATCGGCTGCCGAAGTCGCCTACGCGTTGCTGAGGAAGCTGGGCAGCGGACGACGCCAAAACCAAAGCAATCAAGATTACTATCGCCGACAAGCCGTCGAAATATTGACATCAGCAGGACGGATGGAACCGTTGATCGAACGAGCCGAGCGGCGGCTGAAGACATCGCCCTCCTCGATGCGTGTTCGATCCGAGTTGGCCGAACTCTACACGGCAGCCGGTCGTTCCGACGACGCAGCAGCTCTTTGGGAAGATGCCCCCACCGACCGTCCCGTTGATGCGAGGCAGTTGCTCTCCCGGGCGGCCGCCTTGGCCAAGAGCAAGAAGCACAAAGAAGCGGCCGAGATGTATTTGGACGCTTTCGAGAAAGATCCCAGCTTGATGAACAACACCTACTACGAAATGCGTCGAGCTGTGCAAGCGGCCAAATGCGAAGACGCGATGTTCGAAAGGTTGTTGGAGTTTGACCCTGCCGCCTTGTCCTCCTATCGATTGGGGGAATTTGTGTCGATGGGCGATCGACAAGATTTCAGTGAGGCAAAACGCAAGTTCATTGGTCATGCACTGAAGAGTCCGTATGGTCGCCAAAACTTCTATTCCATTCTTCGCAACGTACCCGATTCCGAACGAAAGAATATCCCGGGGATTCAAGAGACCGTGGTGGAGGCGATTTGCAGTGATGATGCGTTTTCGCCGACGTCAACACTTTGGCAGGTTCGCAGCCGTTCAAGTGGCGGAACAGCAATTGGTCCGTTGGAAGATGTTGTTGGCTTGGTCACTACAGACGAGGCGGTTGCCAAAAAGTTTGGCGAGGCGGCAGAGAAAGCCAAAAAGAATGAAAGCTCGAAACCGACCGCTGAGTTCTTGCTCGCCCTGATGGACTTGAAAAAGTCGGAGCAAAAAGACAAAGCAGCTGAAAGACTTCGGAGTGCGATCCCCAAAAGCGAAGAGGGCGAAGAACCCGGGGCTCGAACGATTAGCGGTGGCTTGGTATGGCAGGCGGGTCAAGTGGTCGAAGAAATTGGTGGCATTCCCGATCGACCCGCGATGTTGGTCGAGATGTACGAATACGCCAGCGATGATAGCAACATTACACCGAACGATTTCCAGTTCTCAGTTTCTGCTCGGTTGCTCGACGTTTACGCGGCCAATGGTCAAAGCGGATTGGCTCGTCAGTTCGCGCTTGAGGGCTACGCTTCGATCGATAATTCCGAGCAAAATCAATACAACCCCGGCTACGGGGACTATCAAGATTTGCGGCAGTACAAATCAATCGCTGACAAGTTGGTTAGCATGGGGTGCCCGATTGACGCGATTGTGATCTATCGCCGTGCCCTTTCGGATCCAGGCCGATTCGAACGAGCCAAACGCTATGGATCCGGGACAACGAGTGAGTCCTTCGTCAAAGCAGCCGAGGCAGCAGCCGAAGCTGTGACGCCCAAAGCATCCACGCAATACATTCAGTGGCTCACTGAAGAACTCGCTGAGTCAAAAGACTCCAAGAAGCGGGCAATCAGCGTCGATCTAATGGACTTGCCCGTTGAGATGCTGTTGGCAGGCGATGTCGAACCAGGGCTGACGATGGCAATTCGTTCCTCGCTTGCGATCGAGGAAGGGCAGGACGCCGTCGATGAACTGGCGTCCGTGATCGGCGATCTCTCATCTGAGCACACCGAAGATTGGTCATTGCCCGCGACGGAACTTTTGATTGCCGCGCATACCAAGTCGGAGAATATTGAACCCACTGCGGCTCGCTTGTTCGAGGCCCTTCCGCCCGTCGAGGAAGTGACCGCAGCGGCGGGTGCTCCTTCCGCCGACAAGTACAAACCATTGTTGGATCTGTATCCGGTTGTTAAATCGGTTTTCGAATCCGATCCGGACGCGGACACCGAAGTCGGCAAGAACTTGATTGACTATATGACCAGCGTCGCCCGAACGACCGGGGATCCTCGGCTCGAGTTGGCACTTTCAAAATTGACCGGCGATCATTCGCAATCATTCGCGATTTATCTGGACCGGATTGAGGATGACATCGAGCCGGGCGCACCGCTTTCAAAAGATAAGTGCGAGACCGCATTGGGGATTGCACGAACCGCAGCGATGGATGGTGACATCGAAATCTCCACGCGTGCTCTGACGTTGGCGCTTGGCAACGGTCCTCCGCTGCGGCAGATGGGGACGACGGGCGATGCGTTCACGATCAGTCGGCAGAGTACGAATGTTCGCAATCGCGATGATGGCGGGATGGGAGAGCTCACTCGGCAAGTCAACGAAATCATCGATCTTTACTCGGATGCGATTGGAGAAAAACTAGGCAAACGCGATCCAGAACCTGAGGACTCAAACACGAATGATTCGGAGACTGACGGCGTTCCTTCCGACGCTACGGTGTCCAGCGATGTGGTGTCCGGGGACGACGGCCAGCCGAAGAGCGACCCAGCGACATCGATCCCTTTGATTTTCGAGGCGTTGCGGGCAATTGTGCTGCCGCCGGAACGCCCGGCAACGGTGTTCCCTTATGCGACGGAGATCGTGTCAACCACCGGATATGACCGAGGTGAGTTGGCCGACGACTCCGGAAAGGAATCGGCTGCGAAGTCGCTAATGATCACAGCGGTACGGTGTGATCGTTCGGCGCAGCTGGATGAGCTACTGCAAGAGCGGATCGTGAAATCAACTGATAAGGCGACGAGTGCGAGTCTATTGGTTGATTTTGCATTGGCGTCCCAGGACGAGGAGAAGCTCGTGTCGGCTCTGGACTTGTTCGCTGAATCGCTGGATTCGGTCTTGCCTGAGGTCAGCGAAATCACGTCATCCGCCTCGACGCTGAACTCGATCACATCCCAGATGCAACAAGAGTCCTATCGAAAAAGCGAAACCATCAATCTTGTTCTCGGATGCATTTGGCCACTGCTGCAAGACCCGAGCGATCTAGCGAGTGCGGCTCAGGTTGCGGAGCGTGCGGGTGAGTTGCTGCAACGCACCGCTGGCTTGATTGACTCCGATAGCTACACCTCGAATCGCCATCGAAGTATCGCCAGCAAGCTTCGCCGTTTGATGTTGAAGAGTGCCGCGAAGAGTAGCGACCTCGAACATTTTCAAAACGTGCTCGAGGCTGAGATCGTGACCCGTGAAGCACGCTACGCGAACTATGACGGCGACCGCCGCGATGAATATATCCAGAATGAACTGGAGCGGTTGCTGGGTGAATTGATTGATGACGAGATGGTGGAGCAAACCCCGGGCTTCATCCGCAAGTTAATCGCAATGAAACTGGCTAATGATTCGAATCGCGATTCGATGACACCGGCCAAGCTGGCGGCTGCAATCAACGAGTTGCCTGAGTCGACGCAATTTGACCTGCTCATGCAGATTGCAATGGGAGACGACGCCGACAGCCCGATCATGCATTGGACCGGGTTCATTCGGTATGACACACCGCCGGAATCCGTTCGTCGGCAAACTCCGCGTTTAGAAGACTTCAAGTCACTGGCCACTTCGACTTCCCAAATTCCCACGGTCGATACTCTTCTAATGCTCGCCGATCTGGCAGCCAAGACAAACAAGTCAGCCGACGTTGCCGAGGCATTGATCGGACGAAGCGAGCGAGCAGGCGATGACGCCGATATTGCCGCGGCATTGGTCCGCTTGGCCGGTCAGTTGAAGAACGGAGGCAACCCAAAGTCTGATTCGCTTCTCAAAACGTTGGATGCCATCAAAGCTGACTTGATCGCCAACAAGCCTACCAAGCAAGATACAACGCTCGAGTATCCAATGTTGGCAACCTATTTGATCGCTCGTTGCATTGATGCCGGAGTGGTGGACGACCAGACAAAGCCATTGCTCGCAAAGCTTTTGCCGTATGCAACTCGAAGTCAGCGAAACACTGTGACGTCTGCTTTGGGAAGAACCATGGCGTTTGCCGGAGTGGGGCGGGCAGCCGGTGCGACGGAGGGTTCGCCGTTGGCGCATTTTGTTCCAGTCAGGTTGCCGGCACGGGCGACTCCTGACACGGAAACCTTGTATCCACTCTTTGCGATGGATGACGAAGGCTGGGTCAGTGCTACGAGTGGTGATAATCAATCGCTTCTGATGCTTCGTTTTCCCGTTTCAGGCGAGTTTGGTTTTTCAGCCGACATCTGGGATGGCAATCCGGGGGCAAGCAACATCGCTTACGGTGGCGTGCTGTACCAACCTGACGGATGGGAGAAGAAAGCTCGCATCACCGCCATGGCGGGCAGCACCGTGAAGGTGTCCGTACCGTCCATTGAAAATGGAAAGGTGAACGAAGAGGAGTTGAACGTCACAGAAAACGAAGTCATCGGACTGTGCAATGACGAACCCTATGTCAACGATTTGAAAACGCAGTCCTACCCATGGTTGTCGTTCACGCAAGAGATGAGTCGAACGATCAAGTTCAGCAACATTCGCTTGACGGGGAACCCTGTGATTCCAGATCAGATCAATCCAGTTGATCCAACCATGAGAGGCTGGGGTATCCTGACCTTCGGACGTGGTTTGCCAGATCCTTTGTTGCCCATCGGGGAGGATCAAGACGCCGAGAAGATTGAGGAGGCCCGCAAGGTTGCGAGTGAAAAAGACCAAGGCAAGTGGTCGGTGAAGGATGACGAATTGAAATACATGTCGGCAAAAGCGGACAATGTATACGATCCGTCGAGCCACATCGCATATCTGCGTCCATTGCTAGATGGTGAGTCGATGGAGTATTCCTTTTGGTGGGAGTGGGATGATACCGAAGTACAACCGACCGTCGGTCGTATGGCGTTGAAGTTCACCAAAGAGGGCACCCTGCCAAACTGGATCCGCATCACCAATGATTTGGCATCAACCGAATTCATTGCGGTGGACAAACTGGATCCACCAGCCGATCCGGTTGCACCAGAAAACGTGCCCAATGATCAAGCGTGGAACACGGTGAAGTTGACGCGTAATGGTGACACCGTGCGAGTGGAGTTGAACGACACTCCATTGATCAGTCTGCCAGTCGCTGATCCACCCCGTCCCGGTTTGCTGAGGGAGGTCAAACGAGACGTTCGCATCCGCGACATGAAGCTGACGGGAGATTGGCCCAAGGAAGTTCCCGCGAATTTGATGGAGCGATCCGCAGTCGCAGACTGA